A genome region from Gossypium hirsutum isolate 1008001.06 chromosome A04, Gossypium_hirsutum_v2.1, whole genome shotgun sequence includes the following:
- the LOC107947791 gene encoding cytochrome P450 76A2, with protein MGAGVLIFYFVITCWGVPLLCPLKKTRTQELGLQKTTDLPPNFLLCFIVFASSALFLFIRRRNNSVTGKLPPGPPGWPIFGNMFDLGTMPHRTLTRLRDKYGQVIWLRLGAVNSMVILSTKAATEFFKNHDLTFAERHITEIMRAHGYHKSSVALAPYGSYWRVLRRLVTVDMLVNKRINETACVRRKCVDDMLGWIEDEASKIRGESNRNGIHVARFVFLLSLNLLGNLMLSQDLFDPNSKEGSEFFLVILRLMSLSGTGNIADYFPWLKWLDPQGLKRKMNKDLGKAIDIASKFVKQRMEDKKLSENNKRDFLDLLLEFEGNGKDEPAKLSDQNLNVFILELLMAGSETTSSTVEWALTELLCNLESMVKVKAELSRVVGPNKSVEESDIQNLHYLNAVIKETFRLHPPIPFLVPRRAMRDSEFMGYHIPQNTQVFVNAWAIGRDPEVWDDPLSFKPERFIGSKIDYKGHNFQLIPFGAGRRMCAGVALGERVLHLVLGSLLHHFDWELGGNVTKETIDMRDILGVTMRKLEPLLAVPKMCLKSAD; from the exons atgggTGCTG GtgtcttaatattttattttgtgataACATGTTGGGGTGTTCCATTACTATGTCCATTAAAGAAAACCAGAACTCAAGAACTTGGCCTGCAAAAAACGACGGATTTGCCACCAAATTTTCTTCTTTGCTTTATCGTATTTGCATCATCAGCCTTATTTCTATTCATCCGAAGAAGAAACAACTCCGTTACAGGCAAGCTCCCTCCAGGACCACCAGGATGGCCCATTTTTGGCAACATGTTCGACCTAGGCACCATGCCACACCGGACGCTGACCCGCCTTCGAGACAAGTATGGTCAAGTCATATGGCTGAGGTTGGGAGCCGTTAATTCCATGGTAATCCTATCAACGAAAGCAGCCACCGAGTTCTTCAAGAACCATGATCTCACCTTTGCTGAGCGCCACATCACGGAAATCATGCGTGCCCACGGTTACCACAAGAGCTCAGTGGCTTTAGCACCATACGGTTCATACTGGCGCGTGCTGAGGCGGTTGGTCACAGTGGATATGCTGGTCAACAAGCGGATAAACGAAACGGCTTGCGTACGAAGAAAATGCGTTGACGATATGCTCGGGTGGATCGAAGACGAGGCGAGTAAGATTCGAGGAGAGTCGAATAGGAATGGAATCCATGTGGCTCGTTTTGTGTTCTTGTTGAGTTTAAATTTGCTTGGAAACCTTATGCTGTCGCAAGATTTGTTCGATCCAAATTCTAAGGAAGGGTCTGAATTCTTCCTTGTTATTCTGAGGCTAATGTCATTGTCTGGAACTGGAAATATAGCAGATTATTTCCCCTGGTTGAAATGGCTTGACCCTCAAGGATTGAAAAGGAAGATGAACAAGGATCTGGGTAAGGCCATTGATATCGCCTCAAAGTTTGTAAAGCAAAGAATGGAAGACAAGAAGTTGAGTGAAAATAATAAGAGGGATTTCTTGGATCTGTTGCTTGAGTTTGAAGGAAATGGCAAAGATGAACCAGCTAAATTATCTGACCAAAACCTCAATGTCTTTATCCTG GAGTTACTTATGGCAGGTTCAGAAACAACAAGCAGCACCGTAGAATGGGCATTGACTGAGTTGCTTTGCAATCTAGAAAGCATGGTTAAGGTCAAAGCAGAGCTTAGTCGTGTTGTTGGACCAAACAAAAGCGTAGAAGAGAGTGATATTCAGAACCTTCATTACTTGAACGCAGTGATCAAAGAGACATTCCGATTGCACCCTCCAATCCCATTCCTTGTCCCAAGAAGGGCAATGCGAGACAGTGAATTCATGGGATATCATATACCCCAAAACACACAAGTTTTTGTAAATGCTTGGGCAATCGGAAGGGATCCTGAAGTGTGGGATGACCCTTTGTCGTTCAAGCCCGAGAGGTTTATTGGGTCGAAAATAGATTACAAGGGCCATAACTTTCAGCTGATTCCTTTCGGAGCTGGAAGAAGGATGTGCGCAGGTGTGGCACTGGGTGAGAGAGTTCTTCACCTTGTTTTAGGCTCATTGCTTCACCACTTTGATTGGGAACTTGGAGGCAACGTGACCAAAGAGACAATTGACATGAGAGACATTTTAGGTGTGACAATGAGAAAACTAGAACCACTGCTGGCAGTTCCTAAAATGTGCTTGAAATCTGCAGATTAA